In Pseudomonas saudiphocaensis, one DNA window encodes the following:
- the serB gene encoding phosphoserine phosphatase SerB — translation MREIVLINITGEDRPGLTAAITGVLAQGGVSILDIGQAVIHDTLSFGILVEIPDTERASSVLKDVLFMGYKHDQQVRFTPVAEADYQQWVAGQGKPRHIVTLLTRKVTAEQLQRVSSITAKYGLNIDHIDRLSGRQSLDMPEELGKGCIEFSVRGEPADIDALRAEFLSVAQELNVDIAFQRDSVFRRNRRLAVFDMDSTLIEAEVIDELAKAAGVGEQVAEITERAMRGELDFRASFKERLALLEGLEESVLAEVGATLRLTEGAELLFAELKRLGYKTAILSGGFSYFARQLQQKLGIDYVYANELEIVDGKLTGVAIEPIVDAQRKADLLRELAQKEGLRLEQTIAVGDGANDLPMLGLAGLGVAFRAKPLVKQSAKQAISTLGLDGILYLLGFRDREGLE, via the coding sequence TTGCGCGAAATCGTCCTGATCAACATCACCGGGGAAGATCGTCCCGGCCTGACAGCTGCCATCACCGGTGTGCTCGCCCAGGGCGGCGTGAGCATTCTCGACATCGGCCAGGCGGTGATCCACGACACCCTGTCGTTCGGCATTCTGGTGGAAATTCCGGATACCGAACGTGCATCTTCGGTGCTCAAAGACGTGCTGTTCATGGGCTACAAGCATGACCAGCAGGTGCGTTTCACGCCGGTTGCCGAAGCCGACTACCAGCAGTGGGTGGCCGGCCAGGGCAAGCCGCGCCACATCGTCACGCTGCTGACACGCAAGGTCACGGCTGAGCAGTTGCAGCGTGTCAGCTCGATCACCGCCAAGTACGGTCTGAACATCGACCATATCGACCGGCTTTCCGGGCGCCAGTCGCTGGATATGCCGGAAGAGCTGGGCAAGGGCTGCATCGAGTTTTCGGTGCGTGGCGAGCCTGCCGATATCGATGCCCTGCGCGCGGAGTTCCTTAGCGTTGCTCAGGAGCTGAACGTTGATATCGCCTTCCAGCGTGACTCGGTGTTCCGTCGTAATCGCCGTCTGGCGGTGTTCGACATGGACTCGACGCTGATCGAGGCCGAGGTCATCGACGAGCTGGCCAAGGCCGCCGGCGTCGGTGAGCAGGTTGCGGAAATCACCGAGCGGGCAATGCGCGGCGAGCTGGACTTCCGCGCCAGCTTCAAGGAGCGCCTGGCGTTGCTGGAAGGTCTGGAAGAAAGCGTGCTGGCCGAAGTCGGTGCCACGCTGCGGCTGACCGAAGGCGCCGAGCTGCTGTTTGCCGAGCTCAAGCGACTGGGCTACAAGACGGCGATCCTTTCCGGCGGCTTCAGTTACTTCGCCAGGCAGCTGCAGCAGAAGCTGGGCATCGATTATGTCTATGCCAACGAGCTGGAAATTGTCGACGGCAAACTGACCGGCGTGGCCATCGAGCCCATCGTCGACGCCCAGCGCAAGGCTGATCTGCTGCGCGAGCTGGCGCAGAAGGAAGGCTTGCGTCTGGAGCAGACCATCGCCGTCGGCGACGGCGCCAATGATCTGCCGATGCTCGGCCTGGCAGGCCTCGGTGTCGCCTTCCGCGCCAAGCCGTTGGTCAAGCAGTCGGCCAAACAGGCCATCTCGACCCTGGGGCTGGACGGGATTCTCTATCTGCTGGGATTCCGCGATCGGGAAGGGCTGGAATAG
- a CDS encoding PqiC family protein, with translation MTQPVPMYRLDTGTTEIPAEEGQVAVLLGPVTLADYLQHDALLQRLPDGSLAPEGQKARWAGSLQGNIDQLLLRQLASRLKTQRLELNPGKGFKPDVQVELDITRLDSGPEHPAVLEAQWRLLDANGKRHGSRLVRLQEEHQGSTADQVRAQSVLLQRLSEMVAGAIEPLATAKAPVRRSNPVVKAPAKPEPQQPVINAIEPIRTDLEVFRF, from the coding sequence ATGACGCAGCCGGTACCCATGTACCGACTTGATACAGGTACTACCGAGATCCCCGCCGAGGAAGGCCAGGTGGCCGTATTGTTGGGCCCGGTAACGCTGGCGGACTACCTGCAGCACGATGCGCTCCTGCAACGCCTGCCCGATGGCAGCCTGGCCCCGGAAGGGCAGAAGGCGCGCTGGGCCGGTAGCCTGCAGGGCAACATTGACCAGCTGTTGTTGCGCCAGCTGGCCTCGCGGCTGAAAACCCAGCGTCTGGAGCTCAACCCCGGAAAAGGCTTCAAGCCTGACGTGCAGGTCGAACTCGATATCACCCGCCTGGATTCCGGCCCCGAACATCCGGCGGTGCTCGAAGCTCAGTGGCGACTTCTGGACGCCAACGGCAAGCGCCACGGGAGTAGGCTGGTACGCCTGCAGGAAGAGCATCAGGGCAGTACCGCCGATCAGGTGCGGGCTCAGAGCGTGCTGCTGCAGCGGCTTAGCGAAATGGTAGCCGGTGCAATCGAACCACTGGCCACGGCAAAGGCGCCGGTCAGGCGCAGCAATCCCGTAGTTAAGGCGCCCGCCAAACCGGAGCCACAACAGCCGGTCATCAACGCCATCGAGCCGATCCGCACGGATCTGGAAGTGTTTCGCTTCTGA
- the cpdA gene encoding 3',5'-cyclic-AMP phosphodiesterase — MPVQSLTAKTDSVLLVQLTDSHLFAEASDRLLGMDTAEGLQRVVERVLDEQPRVDLILATGDLSQDGSTASYELFRTLCEPIQAPARWCPGNHDELAAMQQVTQGSELMAPVLDIGAWRVVMLDTLVPGSVFGMLSSEQLELLERALQEAPDRHHLICLHHHPVSIGSQWMDQIGLHNSEALFKVLDRHPNVRALLWGHIHQEFDGQRNGVRLLASPSTGVQFAAGSEKFQVDTLAPGYRWLRLHTDGQLETGVSRVEGVDFGVDYSIEGY, encoded by the coding sequence TTGCCTGTCCAATCTCTTACCGCTAAGACCGATTCGGTTCTGCTTGTGCAGCTGACCGATAGCCATCTGTTCGCCGAAGCGAGCGACAGGCTATTGGGCATGGACACGGCCGAAGGACTGCAGCGCGTCGTCGAGCGAGTACTCGATGAACAGCCCCGTGTAGACCTGATTCTGGCGACAGGCGACCTGTCCCAGGATGGCTCTACAGCCTCCTACGAACTTTTCCGTACGCTCTGCGAACCCATCCAGGCGCCTGCGCGCTGGTGCCCCGGCAACCATGACGAGTTGGCGGCGATGCAGCAGGTCACGCAAGGCAGTGAGCTGATGGCGCCGGTCCTCGATATCGGTGCCTGGCGTGTGGTGATGCTCGATACGCTGGTGCCCGGGTCGGTTTTCGGCATGCTGAGCAGCGAGCAGCTTGAATTGCTTGAGCGCGCCTTGCAGGAAGCGCCGGACAGGCACCATCTGATTTGCCTGCATCACCATCCGGTATCCATCGGCAGTCAATGGATGGACCAGATCGGCCTGCACAATAGCGAGGCGCTATTCAAAGTGCTGGATCGCCACCCCAATGTCAGAGCCCTGCTCTGGGGCCACATCCACCAGGAATTCGATGGCCAGCGCAACGGCGTGCGGCTGCTGGCCTCGCCGTCTACCGGCGTGCAGTTCGCCGCTGGCAGTGAAAAATTCCAGGTAGACACACTCGCCCCCGGCTATCGCTGGCTGCGGTTGCATACTGACGGCCAGCTCGAAACCGGCGTGTCGCGGGTGGAAGGCGTGGACTTCGGGGTGGACTACAGCATCGAGGGATATTAG
- a CDS encoding esterase-like activity of phytase family protein, whose protein sequence is MALLLALAAPTWASETNPELELVSEHPVAGMETGNLSGMAWCGDGLWVVSDREDNLLYRLDAGDGDAVWQAQTEHFELPPVPDTGLPWGMRMRTQATGMVRGGQMDFEGLACDRLGNRYLVSEAHAAVLRVSPAGTSQWLNLPSALIRQARASGMLLKFNAMFEGIAVDPDAGRMWLAAERERRGLLVMHRNQSSWQCTGGCVLLVEGGNELPPPALGERPLPISFSALAYFNERLFTLEPNAHRVCRRNLASGKAERCWSYAATVLADSRRYDTPFGNAEALSLDEQGAWIGVDNNAQTRADGEKRPIVWRFAAPPGGWSAK, encoded by the coding sequence ATGGCGCTGCTGTTGGCATTGGCGGCACCGACCTGGGCTAGCGAGACGAATCCTGAGCTTGAGCTGGTCAGCGAGCATCCTGTCGCCGGCATGGAGACTGGCAACCTCTCCGGCATGGCCTGGTGCGGCGATGGTCTGTGGGTAGTTTCCGACCGTGAGGACAACCTGCTTTATCGCCTCGATGCTGGAGATGGCGATGCCGTCTGGCAGGCGCAAACGGAGCACTTCGAGCTACCGCCTGTGCCCGATACCGGTCTGCCCTGGGGCATGCGCATGCGCACCCAGGCCACTGGCATGGTGCGCGGCGGGCAGATGGATTTCGAAGGGCTGGCCTGCGACCGTCTGGGCAATCGCTATCTGGTCAGCGAGGCGCATGCCGCTGTGCTCAGGGTGAGCCCGGCGGGTACGTCGCAGTGGCTCAACCTGCCTTCCGCTTTGATCCGGCAGGCGCGCGCCAGCGGCATGTTGCTGAAGTTCAATGCCATGTTCGAGGGTATCGCCGTCGACCCGGATGCCGGGCGGATGTGGCTCGCAGCCGAGCGTGAGCGACGCGGCCTGCTGGTGATGCATCGCAACCAGAGCAGCTGGCAATGTACTGGTGGCTGCGTGCTGTTGGTCGAGGGCGGCAATGAGCTGCCTCCGCCGGCGCTGGGCGAGCGGCCATTGCCGATAAGCTTCTCCGCGCTGGCCTATTTCAACGAGCGCTTGTTCACCCTCGAACCCAATGCCCACCGAGTCTGCCGTCGCAATCTGGCCAGCGGCAAGGCCGAGCGTTGCTGGTCTTATGCCGCCACGGTGTTGGCCGATTCTCGTCGCTATGACACGCCGTTCGGCAATGCCGAAGCGCTGTCGCTGGATGAGCAGGGCGCCTGGATCGGAGTGGACAACAACGCCCAGACCCGCGCGGATGGCGAGAAGCGTCCGATTGTCTGGCGTTTCGCCGCGCCGCCCGGCGGCTGGAGTGCCAAGTAG
- the parC gene encoding DNA topoisomerase IV subunit A: MSDILDLSLDGVERRSLADFTEQAYLNYSMYVIMDRALPHVGDGLKPVQRRIVYAMSELGLNADAKHKKSARTVGDVLGKFHPHGDSACYEAMVLMAQPFSYRYTLVDGQGNWGAPDDPKSFAAMRYTEARLSRYSETLLSELGQGTVDWVPNFDGTLDEPATLPARLPNLLLNGTTGIAVGMATDVPPHNLREVAAACVRLLDEPKATVEQLCEHVQGPDYPTEAEIITPRADLLKIYETGRGSVRMRAVYRVDDGDIVVTALPHQVSGAKVLEQIAAQMQAKKLPMVADLRDESDHENPCRIVIIPRSNRVNADELMQHLFATTDLESSYRVNTNVIGLDGKPQVKNLQVLLSEWLTYRIGTVRRRLQFRLDKVEKRLHLLEGLLVAFLNLDEVIHIIRTEDQPKPVLMARFELSELQADYILDTRLRQLARLEEMKIRGEQDELAKEREKLLALLGSEAKLKKLVRKELLEDAETYGDDRRSPIVARAEARALTENELLPSEPVTVVISEKGWARCAKGHDIDATGLSYKAGDGFKAAAGGRSNQYAVFIDSTGRSYSLAAHSLPSARGQGEPLTGRLTPPPGAAFECVLLPEDDALYVIASDAGYGFVVKGEDLQAKNKAGKALLSLPAGARVIAPRPLGSREEDWLAAVTTEGRLLVFPVRDLPQLGKGKGNKIIGIPGDRVASREEYVVDLAVLPAGATLVLQAGKRTLSLRADDLEHYKGERGRRGNKLPRGFQRVDGLLVEAT, encoded by the coding sequence ATGAGCGATATTCTCGACCTGAGCCTGGACGGTGTGGAGCGTCGCTCCCTCGCCGACTTCACCGAGCAGGCCTATCTCAACTATTCCATGTACGTGATCATGGACCGCGCCCTGCCGCATGTCGGCGACGGCTTGAAGCCGGTGCAGCGGCGCATCGTCTACGCCATGAGCGAACTCGGCCTGAACGCCGACGCCAAGCACAAGAAGTCGGCGCGTACCGTGGGCGACGTGCTCGGCAAGTTCCACCCTCACGGCGATTCCGCCTGCTACGAAGCCATGGTGCTGATGGCGCAGCCGTTCAGCTACCGCTATACGCTGGTCGATGGCCAGGGCAATTGGGGTGCGCCGGACGATCCGAAATCCTTCGCCGCCATGCGTTATACCGAGGCGCGGCTGTCGCGTTATTCCGAAACCCTGCTGTCGGAGCTGGGCCAGGGTACGGTGGACTGGGTACCGAACTTCGACGGCACCCTGGATGAGCCGGCAACCCTGCCGGCGCGCCTGCCCAATCTGCTGCTCAATGGCACCACCGGCATCGCCGTGGGCATGGCCACCGACGTGCCGCCGCACAACCTGCGCGAAGTCGCCGCGGCCTGCGTGCGTTTGCTGGATGAACCCAAGGCCACGGTCGAACAGCTCTGCGAGCATGTACAGGGGCCGGATTACCCGACCGAGGCGGAGATCATCACCCCGCGTGCGGACCTGCTGAAAATCTATGAAACCGGCCGCGGCTCGGTGCGCATGCGTGCCGTATACCGGGTCGATGATGGCGATATCGTCGTCACCGCGCTGCCGCATCAGGTTTCCGGTGCCAAGGTGCTGGAGCAAATCGCTGCGCAGATGCAGGCCAAGAAGCTGCCGATGGTGGCCGACCTGCGTGATGAGTCCGACCACGAGAACCCGTGCCGTATCGTCATCATTCCTCGCTCCAATCGGGTCAATGCCGACGAGCTGATGCAGCACCTGTTTGCTACCACCGATCTGGAGTCCAGCTACCGGGTCAACACCAACGTCATCGGTCTCGACGGCAAGCCGCAGGTAAAGAACCTGCAAGTGCTTCTGTCCGAATGGCTGACCTATCGCATCGGCACCGTGCGCCGCCGCTTGCAGTTCCGTCTGGACAAGGTGGAAAAGCGCCTGCACCTGTTGGAAGGCTTGTTGGTGGCGTTCCTCAACCTCGACGAGGTGATCCATATCATCCGTACCGAGGACCAGCCCAAGCCGGTGCTGATGGCCCGCTTCGAGCTGTCGGAGCTGCAGGCCGACTACATCCTGGATACCCGCTTGCGTCAGCTGGCGCGGCTGGAAGAAATGAAGATCCGCGGCGAGCAGGACGAGCTGGCCAAGGAGCGCGAGAAGCTGCTGGCACTGCTGGGCAGCGAAGCCAAGCTGAAGAAGCTGGTGCGCAAGGAGCTTTTGGAAGACGCCGAGACCTACGGTGACGATCGTCGCTCGCCCATCGTTGCGCGGGCCGAGGCGCGTGCACTGACAGAAAACGAGTTGCTGCCGTCCGAGCCGGTAACCGTGGTTATTTCCGAGAAGGGTTGGGCACGCTGCGCCAAGGGGCACGACATCGATGCCACCGGGCTATCGTACAAGGCCGGCGACGGCTTCAAGGCGGCCGCTGGCGGACGCTCCAACCAGTACGCGGTATTTATCGATTCCACCGGTCGCAGCTATTCGCTGGCGGCGCATTCGTTGCCGTCGGCACGCGGCCAGGGCGAGCCGCTGACCGGCCGCCTGACGCCGCCGCCCGGTGCCGCTTTCGAATGTGTGCTGCTGCCAGAGGACGATGCGCTCTATGTGATCGCTTCGGATGCCGGCTACGGTTTTGTGGTCAAGGGCGAAGATCTGCAGGCCAAAAACAAGGCCGGCAAGGCACTGCTGTCGCTGCCTGCCGGGGCCAGGGTCATCGCCCCGCGTCCGCTCGGCAGCCGCGAGGAAGACTGGCTGGCGGCGGTGACCACCGAGGGGCGCCTGCTGGTATTCCCGGTGCGCGATCTGCCGCAGTTGGGCAAGGGTAAGGGCAACAAGATCATCGGCATTCCCGGTGATCGGGTGGCCAGCCGCGAGGAATATGTGGTCGACCTCGCCGTGCTGCCTGCTGGCGCGACCCTGGTGCTGCAGGCCGGCAAGCGTACCTTGTCGCTGCGTGCTGACGATCTGGAGCACTACAAGGGCGAGCGTGGCCGGCGCGGTAACAAGCTTCCGCGTGGCTTCCAGCGAGTGGATGGGCTGCTGGTCGAGGCGACATGA
- a CDS encoding YqiA/YcfP family alpha/beta fold hydrolase produces MSSCPSSILYLHGLNSSPLSHKASQLTAALERIGMSARLQVPALHHHPRQAIAQLETAIAELGRPVLVGSSLGGYYATHLAERHGLKALLINPAVTPHRRFDGYLGPQTNLYTGEVWELTQDHIAALAELEVAPPQDAERYQVWLQTGDETLDYRDAVEFYRGCALRIQAGGDHGFQGFAERIPALLAFAGFAPAEFIEVDFSDL; encoded by the coding sequence ATGTCCAGTTGCCCGTCTTCGATTCTTTATCTGCACGGCCTCAATAGCTCTCCACTTTCGCACAAGGCGAGCCAGCTGACGGCTGCGCTGGAGCGTATCGGGATGAGCGCGCGACTGCAGGTGCCGGCGTTGCATCATCATCCGCGCCAGGCCATCGCTCAGCTTGAGACGGCCATCGCCGAGTTGGGGCGTCCCGTGCTGGTCGGCAGTTCGCTCGGCGGCTACTATGCGACGCACCTTGCCGAGCGTCACGGGCTCAAGGCTTTGCTGATCAATCCAGCGGTGACGCCGCATCGCCGTTTCGACGGTTATCTCGGTCCGCAGACCAACCTTTATACCGGTGAAGTCTGGGAGCTCACCCAGGATCACATCGCCGCTCTGGCGGAACTGGAAGTGGCGCCGCCGCAGGATGCCGAGCGTTATCAGGTCTGGTTGCAGACCGGCGACGAGACGTTGGATTACCGCGATGCGGTGGAATTCTATCGTGGCTGCGCGTTACGCATTCAGGCGGGCGGCGATCACGGATTTCAGGGCTTTGCCGAGCGGATTCCGGCGTTGCTGGCGTTTGCCGGATTTGCGCCGGCTGAATTTATCGAAGTCGATTTCTCCGATCTCTAA
- the parE gene encoding DNA topoisomerase IV subunit B, which translates to MSYTAEAIEVLSGLDPVRKRPGMYTDTSRPNHLAQEVIDNSVDEALAGHASTVQVILHQDNSLQVIDDGRGMPVDIHPEEGVSGVELILTKLHAGGKFSNKNYQFSGGLHGVGISVVNALSTRVEVTVKRDGNEYRMHFADGFKGSELEIVGSVGKRNTGTSVHFWADPKYFDSPKFSISRLKHVLKAKAVLCPGLNVSFEDKNTGEKVEWHYEDGLRSYLIDSVSEFVRLPDEPFTGSLAGNTEAADWALLWLPEGGDSVQESYVNLIPTAQGGTHVNGLRQGLLDAMREFCEFRSLLPRGVKLAPEDIWERIAFVLSMKMQEPQFSGQTKERLSSREAAAFVSGVVKDAFSLWLNAHPELGLQLAELAISNAGRRLKAGKKIERKKVTQGPALPGKLADCAGQDPARAELFLVEGDSAGGSAKQARDKEFQAILPLRGKILNTWEVDGGEVLASQEVHHIAVAIGLDPGSADLSQLRYGKICILADADSDGLHIATLLCALFVQHFRPLVEAGHVYVAMPPLYRIDLGKDIFYALDEAERDGILERLVAEKRRGKPQVTRFKGLGEMNPPQLRETTMDPNTRRLVQLTLDDFDSTREIMDMLLAKKRAGDRKSWLESKGNLAEVLV; encoded by the coding sequence ATGTCTTATACCGCAGAAGCCATTGAAGTCCTCTCCGGCCTTGACCCGGTGCGCAAGCGCCCGGGTATGTATACCGACACCTCGCGGCCCAACCATCTGGCGCAGGAAGTTATCGACAACAGCGTCGATGAGGCGCTGGCCGGGCATGCCAGCACGGTGCAGGTGATCCTGCATCAGGACAATTCACTGCAGGTCATCGACGATGGCCGCGGCATGCCGGTGGATATCCATCCGGAAGAGGGCGTTTCGGGCGTCGAGCTGATCCTCACCAAGCTTCATGCAGGCGGCAAGTTTTCCAACAAGAACTACCAGTTTTCCGGTGGCTTGCATGGTGTCGGGATTTCCGTGGTCAACGCGCTGTCGACGCGAGTCGAGGTGACCGTCAAGCGCGATGGCAACGAGTACCGCATGCATTTTGCCGATGGCTTCAAGGGCAGCGAGCTGGAGATCGTTGGCAGCGTTGGCAAACGCAATACCGGTACCAGCGTGCATTTCTGGGCCGACCCGAAATACTTCGATTCGCCGAAATTCTCCATCAGCCGCCTCAAGCATGTGCTCAAGGCAAAGGCGGTGCTCTGTCCCGGGCTGAATGTCAGTTTCGAGGACAAGAACACTGGCGAGAAGGTCGAGTGGCATTACGAAGACGGCCTGCGCTCCTATCTGATCGACTCGGTCAGCGAGTTCGTACGCCTGCCGGATGAGCCCTTCACCGGCAGCCTGGCCGGCAACACCGAGGCGGCCGACTGGGCACTGCTGTGGCTGCCTGAAGGTGGCGACAGCGTTCAGGAAAGCTACGTCAATCTGATCCCCACGGCTCAGGGGGGGACCCACGTCAACGGCCTGCGCCAGGGCCTGCTGGACGCCATGCGCGAGTTCTGCGAGTTCCGCAGCCTGCTGCCGCGCGGGGTGAAGCTGGCCCCGGAGGATATCTGGGAGCGCATTGCCTTCGTCCTGTCGATGAAGATGCAGGAGCCGCAGTTCTCCGGCCAGACCAAGGAACGCCTGTCGTCGCGTGAAGCGGCGGCCTTCGTTTCCGGTGTGGTCAAGGACGCCTTCAGTCTGTGGCTCAACGCCCATCCCGAGCTGGGTCTGCAACTGGCCGAGCTGGCCATCAGCAACGCCGGGCGGCGGCTCAAGGCGGGCAAGAAGATCGAGCGCAAGAAGGTCACTCAGGGCCCGGCGCTGCCGGGCAAGCTGGCTGACTGCGCCGGTCAGGATCCGGCCCGTGCTGAACTGTTTCTGGTGGAAGGCGATTCCGCTGGCGGTAGCGCCAAGCAGGCGCGGGACAAGGAATTCCAGGCGATCCTGCCGCTGCGCGGCAAGATCCTCAACACTTGGGAAGTGGACGGCGGTGAAGTGCTGGCCAGTCAGGAGGTCCACCATATTGCTGTCGCCATCGGCCTGGATCCCGGTTCGGCGGATCTTTCACAGCTGCGCTACGGCAAGATCTGCATCCTTGCTGACGCCGACTCCGATGGCCTGCACATTGCCACACTGCTCTGTGCGTTGTTCGTCCAGCATTTCCGCCCGCTGGTGGAGGCCGGGCATGTCTACGTCGCCATGCCGCCGCTGTACCGCATCGACCTGGGCAAGGACATCTTCTATGCGCTGGACGAAGCCGAGCGCGATGGCATTCTCGAGCGCCTGGTGGCCGAAAAGCGCCGCGGCAAGCCGCAGGTCACGCGCTTCAAGGGCCTGGGCGAGATGAACCCGCCGCAGCTGCGCGAAACCACCATGGATCCGAATACCCGCCGGCTGGTGCAGCTGACGCTGGATGACTTCGACAGCACGCGCGAAATCATGGACATGTTGCTGGCCAAGAAGCGCGCCGGTGACCGTAAAAGCTGGCTGGAATCCAAGGGCAACCTGGCCGAGGTGCTGGTTTGA
- a CDS encoding AhpA/YtjB family protein, with amino-acid sequence MNRPASVKPDNFFLLIYRALRQRRIPLALRVVSHTLLLVTLALLIHAWVMGIQYKNAMQQQADALGQSLIMQTAASATDLLAANDILSLNVLLSNLVKNPLVAHAAIYSVDNRVMAESGSRPQRNLLGNEEGLYSTPISFQEVIAGHLRISLDLQKLRQPMSISLQTMGLISLIVLVISLALSMRLGRQLSTPLLQLRVWLRDPDDPAPGAARQDEIGDLARQLQARLVPEAPEPEIELDDSLGDVYTADFEVPTLPRADAHYADDGGADDKLRTEEDSRLSSADDFDPFDDDPPFAEPPRPAPYIAPAPQPVIAGKSAVLAIQLGAQEQLRRLPRPRLTELLQRYRDSLQQAATLYQAELHTLNDGSSLMLFHSQDDEQNYLTHAICCGELMRALGHALQIEVADTGITLNLQLGLTQGEDLYDLSQGDLLLSQPAQAALEMSLHSRNLLLIEREIGNDPLIRQRASIRSIASPEGACCVERLLEPYPSLLERQLTRMRELRNRKLD; translated from the coding sequence GTGAACCGGCCCGCATCCGTCAAGCCAGACAACTTCTTCCTGCTGATCTACCGCGCGCTGCGCCAGCGTCGAATTCCGCTGGCGTTGCGGGTGGTCAGCCACACCCTGCTGCTGGTTACGCTGGCATTGCTGATCCATGCCTGGGTCATGGGCATCCAGTACAAGAACGCCATGCAGCAGCAGGCCGACGCGCTCGGCCAGAGCCTGATCATGCAAACCGCAGCCTCGGCCACCGACCTGCTGGCAGCCAATGACATCCTCAGCCTCAATGTGCTGTTGAGCAACCTGGTGAAGAACCCGCTGGTGGCCCATGCGGCGATCTACAGCGTGGACAACCGGGTCATGGCCGAGTCCGGCTCCCGTCCCCAGCGCAACCTGCTTGGCAATGAAGAAGGCCTTTACTCCACACCCATCAGCTTCCAGGAAGTGATTGCCGGGCACTTGCGGATCAGCCTTGACCTGCAGAAACTTCGCCAGCCGATGTCCATCAGCCTGCAGACCATGGGGCTGATCAGCCTGATCGTGCTGGTGATTTCGCTGGCGCTGAGCATGCGTCTGGGCCGACAGCTGTCAACGCCGCTGCTGCAACTGCGGGTATGGCTGCGTGACCCGGATGATCCGGCGCCGGGCGCAGCGCGCCAGGACGAGATCGGTGATCTGGCGCGGCAACTGCAAGCACGCCTGGTGCCGGAAGCCCCCGAGCCCGAAATCGAGCTCGATGACAGCCTGGGTGATGTCTACACAGCGGATTTCGAAGTGCCCACCCTGCCGCGCGCTGACGCACATTACGCCGACGACGGTGGTGCTGATGACAAGCTACGAACGGAAGAAGACTCTCGGCTGAGCAGTGCGGACGACTTTGACCCCTTCGATGACGACCCGCCCTTTGCTGAACCGCCACGCCCTGCGCCTTACATCGCGCCCGCGCCGCAACCGGTCATCGCCGGCAAGAGCGCCGTGCTGGCTATCCAGCTGGGTGCCCAGGAGCAACTGCGCCGGCTGCCCCGCCCCCGCCTAACCGAACTACTGCAACGCTACCGGGACAGCCTGCAGCAGGCGGCGACGCTCTATCAGGCCGAATTGCATACGCTCAACGATGGCAGCAGCCTGATGCTGTTTCACAGCCAGGACGATGAGCAGAACTACCTGACCCACGCTATCTGCTGCGGCGAGCTGATGCGCGCGCTCGGGCACGCCTTGCAGATCGAGGTGGCCGACACCGGCATTACCCTCAACCTGCAGCTGGGCCTGACTCAAGGTGAGGATCTGTACGATCTCAGCCAGGGCGATCTGCTGCTCAGCCAGCCAGCGCAGGCGGCACTGGAGATGTCCCTGCACAGCCGCAACCTGCTGCTGATCGAGCGTGAAATTGGCAACGACCCGCTGATTCGCCAACGCGCCAGCATTCGCTCCATCGCCAGCCCAGAGGGCGCCTGCTGCGTCGAACGCCTGCTCGAGCCCTACCCTTCGCTGCTCGAGCGGCAACTGACGCGCATGCGTGAGCTGCGCAACCGTAAGCTGGATTGA
- a CDS encoding TIGR02281 family clan AA aspartic protease, with protein sequence MSQPAGRRAGRVMLVLAWGIGILLATRFFADWEQSRFNPNQQPVSHVGSGHIEVLLESNVQGHFVASGRINGEAAVFLLDTGATDVAIPAEVASKLGLERGAPILLQTANGQTTGYRTVLDSLSIGDIVLRDVRAIVAPGFDSEQILLGMSALKQLEFTQRAGTLVLRQHATDRP encoded by the coding sequence GTGAGCCAGCCTGCGGGTCGTCGTGCCGGCCGGGTCATGCTGGTACTGGCTTGGGGAATAGGCATCCTGCTGGCGACAAGATTTTTCGCCGACTGGGAGCAGAGCCGCTTCAATCCCAACCAGCAACCCGTTTCGCATGTCGGCAGCGGGCATATCGAAGTGCTGCTGGAAAGCAATGTCCAGGGTCATTTCGTTGCCAGCGGGCGGATCAATGGCGAAGCGGCGGTGTTTCTGCTGGATACCGGCGCCACCGATGTCGCCATTCCGGCTGAGGTCGCCAGCAAGCTGGGGCTTGAGCGCGGTGCGCCGATTCTGCTGCAGACGGCCAACGGCCAGACCACCGGTTATCGCACGGTGCTCGACAGCCTGAGCATAGGTGACATCGTCCTGCGCGACGTACGTGCCATCGTTGCGCCGGGCTTTGACAGCGAACAGATATTGCTGGGCATGAGTGCCCTGAAACAACTCGAATTCACCCAGCGCGCCGGCACTCTGGTGCTGCGCCAACACGCCACGGATCGACCATGA